From Salinirubellus salinus, the proteins below share one genomic window:
- a CDS encoding amino acid ABC transporter permease, translated as MEFGGRARLLAVLVPFWAWLGVRWVYDWVVVPGTNVSARESFFPSEQFVTAGEALRNAAAPAPLDGVLDWFAGGFDFLAFGVEALPQLAAGAWLTVVLTVVSILAGLVLAVPLSVARVYGNRATRWVSLSFTELIRGTPLLAQLFVLYFGLSLTQYVREVPGVGTGWIPGTAVWVAFIGFTINSAAYQSEYIRSALLSVDSGQLTAARSIGLSKLGGIRHVVLPQGLRFAIPGWSNELVYLIKYSSLASFITVGELFFYARDIGGDTYRYVEIYSVAALFYLAMVLSASLVMGVVEERTSIPGLGTGRAR; from the coding sequence CTGGAGTTCGGCGGCCGCGCCCGCCTGCTGGCCGTACTCGTCCCGTTCTGGGCGTGGCTCGGCGTCCGCTGGGTCTACGACTGGGTCGTCGTCCCCGGGACGAACGTGAGCGCCCGGGAGTCGTTCTTCCCGAGCGAGCAGTTCGTCACGGCCGGCGAGGCACTCCGGAACGCCGCCGCACCAGCGCCGCTCGACGGTGTCCTCGACTGGTTCGCTGGCGGGTTCGACTTCCTCGCGTTCGGTGTCGAGGCGCTCCCACAACTGGCGGCGGGGGCGTGGCTCACCGTCGTCCTCACCGTCGTCTCCATCCTCGCCGGACTGGTGCTGGCGGTGCCCCTGAGCGTCGCCCGCGTCTACGGGAACCGGGCGACGCGGTGGGTGTCGCTGAGCTTCACCGAACTCATCCGCGGGACGCCGCTGCTCGCGCAGCTGTTCGTCCTCTACTTCGGCCTCTCGCTGACGCAGTACGTCCGCGAGGTCCCCGGCGTCGGGACGGGGTGGATACCTGGGACGGCCGTCTGGGTCGCGTTCATCGGCTTCACCATCAACTCCGCAGCCTACCAGTCCGAGTACATCCGGTCGGCGCTGTTGTCCGTCGACTCCGGGCAACTCACCGCCGCGCGGTCCATCGGGCTCTCGAAACTGGGCGGCATCCGGCACGTCGTCCTGCCGCAGGGGCTCCGGTTCGCCATCCCGGGGTGGTCGAACGAACTCGTCTACCTCATCAAGTACTCCTCGCTGGCGAGCTTCATCACCGTCGGCGAGCTGTTCTTCTACGCGCGGGACATCGGCGGCGACACGTACCGCTACGTCGAGATATACTCCGTCGCGGCGCTGTTCTACCTCGCGATGGTGTTGTCGGCGTCGCTCGTGATGGGCGTCGTCGAGGAACGCACGTCCATCCCGGGGCTGGGGACGGGTCGAGCGCGCTAG
- a CDS encoding amino acid ABC transporter permease, which produces MESLVLSPAVPAFADLLVPLQQSDWEFVWRNREFLLAGTAITILLTLTSVAVGVLAGLPAGIVEVYGKGRLADLVRNVGVLLRGTPIVVIFAFTFFVLPIPLPGGRVSVLGTEFGLDAFFAATLGLGLRSAAYQAQIFRGAIQSVGEGQMEAARSVGLSKLGAIRHVVVPQALRRSIPGFQNEYTIVLKDTSVAFFIGLAELLTTGFNLFVQESTAVFEVILAVSAVYFVLTFVTNRGLDALGERFTIPGEGSR; this is translated from the coding sequence ATGGAGTCGCTCGTGCTGAGTCCGGCGGTGCCCGCGTTCGCTGACCTGCTCGTCCCGCTCCAGCAGTCCGACTGGGAGTTCGTCTGGCGCAACCGGGAGTTCCTGCTCGCGGGCACCGCCATCACCATCCTGCTCACGCTGACGAGCGTCGCGGTCGGCGTCCTCGCGGGCCTCCCGGCGGGTATCGTCGAGGTGTACGGGAAGGGGCGACTCGCGGACCTCGTCCGGAACGTGGGTGTCCTCCTCCGAGGGACGCCCATCGTCGTCATCTTCGCGTTCACGTTCTTCGTCCTCCCAATCCCGCTGCCCGGGGGACGGGTGTCGGTGCTCGGGACGGAGTTCGGACTGGACGCGTTCTTCGCGGCGACGCTGGGGCTCGGGTTACGGTCGGCCGCCTACCAGGCACAGATCTTCCGCGGCGCCATCCAGAGCGTCGGAGAGGGCCAGATGGAGGCCGCCCGCTCGGTCGGCCTCTCGAAGCTCGGTGCCATCCGGCACGTCGTGGTGCCACAGGCGCTCCGGCGCTCGATTCCGGGCTTCCAGAACGAGTACACCATCGTCCTGAAGGACACGAGCGTGGCCTTCTTCATCGGTCTCGCGGAGCTGCTGACGACCGGGTTCAACCTCTTCGTCCAGGAGTCGACGGCCGTGTTCGAGGTCATCCTCGCCGTCTCTGCCGTCTACTTCGTCCTCACGTTCGTCACCAACCGGGGGCTCGACGCCCTCGGTGAGCGGTTCACCATCCCCGGGGAGGGGTCGCGATGA
- a CDS encoding amino acid ABC transporter ATP-binding protein, which yields MSADTDLLRFEDVHKSYGDERVLRGIDFGMDRGDVEVVIGPSGSGKSTMLRCVNRLTEIDSGHIYLDGEDAYAMDENDLRRRVGMVFQDFNLFAHRTALGNVTLGLREVRGMEKAAAREDAMAHLERVGLADQADSYPGELSGGQKQRVGIARALAMDPELMLFDEPTSALDPELIGEVLTVMRDLADEGMTMLCVTHEMGFAREVASTLSFLDGGKVVERGLPDQLFDAPEEERTAQFLERLTGLHDEGERSAGPRSSSDGRRESDDGEPSETRRGEGP from the coding sequence ATGAGCGCCGACACCGACCTCCTCCGGTTCGAGGACGTCCACAAGTCCTACGGGGACGAGAGAGTGCTCCGGGGCATCGACTTCGGGATGGACCGCGGCGACGTCGAGGTCGTCATCGGGCCGTCCGGGAGCGGGAAGTCGACCATGTTGCGATGCGTGAACCGGCTAACAGAGATCGACTCTGGCCACATCTACCTCGACGGTGAGGACGCCTACGCGATGGACGAGAACGACCTGCGCCGGCGTGTCGGGATGGTGTTCCAGGACTTCAACCTGTTCGCCCACCGGACCGCGCTGGGGAACGTCACGCTCGGGCTCAGGGAGGTCCGGGGGATGGAGAAGGCGGCGGCACGTGAGGACGCGATGGCCCACCTCGAACGGGTGGGACTCGCCGACCAGGCCGACTCCTACCCCGGCGAACTCTCTGGCGGGCAGAAACAGCGCGTCGGTATCGCCCGCGCGCTGGCGATGGACCCCGAACTGATGCTGTTCGACGAGCCCACGTCGGCGCTGGACCCGGAGCTCATCGGGGAGGTCCTGACCGTGATGCGCGACCTCGCCGACGAGGGCATGACGATGCTCTGCGTCACCCACGAGATGGGCTTCGCCCGCGAGGTCGCCTCCACGCTCTCGTTCCTCGACGGCGGGAAGGTGGTCGAGCGCGGGCTCCCGGACCAGCTGTTCGACGCACCGGAGGAGGAACGGACCGCGCAGTTCCTGGAGCGGCTGACCGGCCTGCACGACGAGGGTGAGCGGTCCGCAGGACCGCGATCCTCGTCGGACGGCCGTCGGGAGTCCGACGATGGTGAGCCGAGTGAAACGAGGCGAGGGGAAGGACCGTGA